The Paucidesulfovibrio gracilis DSM 16080 genome contains a region encoding:
- a CDS encoding tetratricopeptide repeat protein, which produces MHRYLACFLCLMILAGAVCCPHLVLGGPTTSGVEPSLDTETTSQVVEASPLAEEQSDFVEVESEPALEASDDGVAPPSPPRNVNDQTYEDWLERYRAWDKLDSVYAGQDERPQAILRRIENLLQAAQPSKAMQLIESAPPFEERSLEARRLWHGGQALRALGAPDKAVVWFVRAAGSLPQERVPKVFQAEYELNTIWVDVFRNLFWTYISTYSVNREAQKAFLQQMLEVGQVAWPDVSFWGTAKSVFNQTVTGASNAEDQRENKVFFVQRRDRSCIVQALARTALGVPDATVPLEQISNESLRTFWSDVCAVLDGKTVASHADLYQEGQYPKALAFVQDTYLKQLLNNRGQWIYSTSDHRLSVFASNLLVLGAFRANELLQSGEAEKLLPDSQPLDGVGPLRLGLAFSVGDASSARAEWDALQVEELPLALRLAGMIWFHLPVSHVSSQSLAEAPVNRLLSLLASAAGNSPDQPHSAPFWVQPGSTQLLQTMLTQWPLDRELVLASWQVLWEANPTTGLARRAAYLYPQHALGMQCSLFLADKAVKAKQLRLAGYYLDMVPEQPEDRRLLARRLEVLADFQVAQEDMAAAYAAYQRLLETGEPISDITRLKIAFLMQQLGDLEGGKENLLRLWEKKDTFDTAMQAEILFYLAEGEAALGNRDQALDHYLKLAWQYPQESMWALTAMYRSASIYEDRQEYEPAARLLRTVIKNAETTKQRDAAKARLESIEGKMGKPVEAGAGALPYPF; this is translated from the coding sequence ATGCATCGCTATCTTGCATGTTTCCTTTGTTTGATGATTCTTGCCGGGGCCGTTTGTTGCCCTCACTTGGTATTGGGTGGGCCAACAACTTCCGGCGTAGAGCCTTCGTTGGATACGGAAACCACCTCACAAGTCGTTGAGGCTTCTCCTCTTGCGGAAGAACAGTCTGATTTTGTGGAAGTTGAGAGTGAGCCTGCTTTGGAAGCTTCTGACGATGGCGTTGCACCTCCCTCCCCCCCCCGCAATGTTAACGATCAAACGTATGAAGACTGGTTGGAACGGTATCGCGCCTGGGACAAGCTGGATTCCGTGTATGCTGGTCAGGATGAACGGCCTCAGGCGATCCTGCGCCGTATTGAAAATCTTCTCCAGGCAGCCCAACCGTCCAAGGCTATGCAGCTTATAGAAAGTGCTCCGCCTTTTGAGGAGCGTTCCTTGGAGGCTCGACGATTGTGGCATGGAGGGCAGGCGCTCCGGGCGCTTGGGGCACCGGACAAGGCTGTTGTTTGGTTTGTTCGGGCGGCTGGATCACTTCCTCAGGAACGTGTGCCAAAAGTGTTTCAAGCGGAATATGAATTGAATACGATTTGGGTTGATGTTTTTCGTAACCTTTTTTGGACATATATCTCTACGTATAGCGTAAATCGAGAAGCACAAAAGGCTTTTCTTCAACAGATGCTTGAAGTCGGTCAGGTGGCATGGCCGGATGTCTCGTTTTGGGGTACGGCGAAATCCGTTTTTAACCAAACGGTTACTGGAGCTTCAAACGCGGAGGATCAACGCGAAAACAAAGTCTTTTTTGTGCAGCGCAGGGACCGAAGCTGCATAGTTCAGGCATTGGCACGGACCGCTTTGGGAGTGCCTGACGCCACTGTTCCTTTGGAGCAAATTTCTAATGAAAGCCTTCGAACGTTTTGGAGCGATGTCTGCGCGGTGCTGGACGGAAAGACTGTTGCGTCTCACGCGGATTTGTACCAGGAAGGACAGTACCCCAAGGCATTGGCGTTTGTTCAGGATACATATTTAAAGCAGTTGTTGAATAATAGAGGGCAATGGATATATTCCACTTCAGACCACCGGTTGTCCGTTTTTGCCAGCAATTTGCTTGTACTCGGAGCCTTCAGAGCCAATGAACTGCTCCAATCCGGCGAAGCCGAAAAGCTGCTTCCTGACTCTCAGCCGTTGGATGGTGTCGGACCTTTGCGGCTTGGACTGGCTTTTTCTGTCGGCGATGCTTCTTCGGCACGCGCTGAGTGGGATGCCCTCCAGGTCGAGGAGCTTCCATTGGCATTACGCCTTGCAGGGATGATTTGGTTTCATTTGCCTGTATCGCACGTCTCTTCTCAGTCTCTGGCCGAAGCGCCTGTTAACCGCCTTCTCTCCCTGTTGGCCAGTGCTGCCGGTAATTCTCCTGATCAGCCTCACTCCGCCCCGTTCTGGGTACAACCCGGCTCTACACAACTTTTGCAGACCATGCTTACGCAATGGCCTTTGGATCGTGAATTGGTATTGGCTTCGTGGCAAGTTCTCTGGGAGGCGAATCCCACCACGGGCTTAGCACGTAGAGCTGCCTATCTTTATCCTCAGCATGCCCTGGGAATGCAGTGTTCCTTGTTTCTAGCGGATAAGGCCGTAAAGGCAAAACAGTTGCGTCTGGCTGGCTACTATCTGGACATGGTCCCGGAACAGCCTGAGGATCGCAGGCTGCTGGCCCGTCGACTTGAAGTCTTGGCGGATTTTCAGGTGGCACAGGAGGACATGGCCGCTGCCTATGCCGCGTACCAGCGTCTGTTGGAAACTGGAGAGCCAATTTCCGATATTACAAGGTTGAAGATTGCTTTTTTGATGCAGCAGCTTGGCGACCTTGAAGGTGGAAAGGAAAATTTGCTTCGTCTTTGGGAGAAGAAAGATACCTTTGATACGGCCATGCAGGCGGAAATCCTTTTTTATCTCGCCGAAGGGGAAGCTGCCCTGGGGAATCGCGATCAAGCCTTGGACCACTACTTGAAGCTTGCCTGGCAATACCCACAGGAGAGCATGTGGGCTCTGACCGCCATGTATCGGTCCGCCAGCATATATGAGGATAGACAGGAATATGAACCTGCAGCCCGGCTATTGCGTACCGTGATTAAAAATGCGGAAACCACAAAGCAAAGGGATGCTGCCAAGGCCCGTTTAGAGAGCATTGAGGGGAAAATGGGGAAACCTGTTGAGGCAGGCGCAGGCGCCCTTCCCTATCCTTTTTGA
- the fsa gene encoding fructose-6-phosphate aldolase, whose protein sequence is MKFFLDSANLEEVKKACDYGLVDGVTTNPTLLAREDDDWRGLATRICREVTGPVSLEVFSEEYESMLEEARNLLKLGPNVVIKCPCTQAGLKACRTLSQNDVAVNMTLVFSPLQGLLAAKAGAAYVSPFVGRLDGIAHDGMELVRQLVTIFNTYQFSTEILVASIRSPRHVLESALLGAHVATIPYGVMMGLLKHPLTEQGLTTFREAIYNLEMDKGPQEY, encoded by the coding sequence ATGAAGTTTTTTCTTGATTCCGCAAATTTGGAAGAAGTGAAAAAAGCCTGCGACTACGGCTTGGTCGATGGCGTGACCACAAATCCGACGCTGCTGGCACGGGAAGACGACGATTGGCGCGGGCTGGCCACTCGCATCTGTCGCGAGGTTACGGGGCCGGTCAGTCTGGAGGTTTTTTCAGAAGAATATGAATCGATGCTTGAAGAAGCAAGAAACTTGCTGAAGCTGGGGCCGAATGTCGTAATAAAATGCCCGTGTACTCAGGCTGGATTGAAGGCTTGCAGGACGTTGTCCCAAAATGATGTTGCCGTGAACATGACATTGGTTTTTTCACCGCTTCAGGGCTTACTGGCTGCGAAGGCCGGAGCTGCGTACGTGAGTCCTTTTGTTGGGCGGCTGGACGGTATCGCCCATGACGGGATGGAGCTTGTACGTCAATTGGTGACAATTTTTAACACATATCAATTTTCTACCGAGATATTGGTTGCCAGTATTCGCTCACCCCGTCATGTTTTGGAATCGGCATTGCTTGGTGCTCATGTCGCCACCATACCGTATGGGGTCATGATGGGACTCCTTAAACATCCACTGACAGAGCAAGGGCTGACAACCTTTAGAGAAGCAATTTATAATTTGGAAATGGATAAGGGGCCACAAGAATATTAA